A window of the Lolium perenne isolate Kyuss_39 chromosome 7, Kyuss_2.0, whole genome shotgun sequence genome harbors these coding sequences:
- the LOC127313990 gene encoding RING-H2 finger protein ATL39-like: MPLKLALIVAAPVGITCAILYLAGVPWRINIRIATFLLVFVFVAGLCERARARARLRRLRHEQDPESDQSMAALPREPAVGLGRVAIAGLPVYKYEKLKRGGGEGDQCAVCLAEIRPKEVVKQLPACTHLFHEGCIDVWLWSHRTCPVCRCPVEVSAVPAVEVAARAL, from the coding sequence ATGCCGCTCAAGCTCGCGCTCATCGTCGCTGCTCCGGTGGGAATAACCTGTGCCATACTGTACCTCGCAGGTGTCCCCTGGAGAATCAACATCCGCATCGCCACATTCCTgctcgtcttcgtcttcgtcgcCGGGCTGTGCGAGCGCGCGCGCGCTCGCGCAAGGTTGCGACGCCTGCGGCATGAGCAAGATCCGGAGAGTGACCAGTCCATGGCGGCGCTTCCACGGGAACCGGCCGTCGGGCTAGGACGGGTAGCGATCGCCGGTCTGCCGGTGTACAAGTACGAGAAGCTGAAGCGCGGCGGCGGAGAGGGCGACCAGTGCGCCGTGTGCCTCGCCGAGATTAGGCCAAAGGAGGTGGTGAAGCAGCTGCCGGCGTGCACGCACCTgttccacgaagggtgcatcgacGTGTGGCTGTGGTCGCATCGGACGTGTCCGGTGTGCCGGTGTCCGGTTGAGGTCTCTGCCGTGCCGGCTGTGGAAGTTGCCGCGCGTGCTTTGTAA
- the LOC127315509 gene encoding probable CCR4-associated factor 1 homolog 9 codes for MEVAVRSVWAENFKAESRLLHQIAPRARHVALNVQYPGCVLGHGNGRSHRDLTTDERYEVIRANVALLRPLQVGIAVCTDDGRRFAWEFNLRGFDVASPKHARDPKSVAYLANHGVDFSRLPRDGIDGFRLRWLLRDSGLIRARPSWATFTGAYHVAYFVTMMYGEKLPDSVDDFMKMARKLIGQQLYDVKQLAREHDRSCVGALSNVVEKLTIMPPREGICKSKPAGTGSMLALLAFETLKEKLGPKMEKYRHELCGLQAV; via the coding sequence ATGGAGGTCGCCGTCCGCTCTGTGTGGGCCGAGAACTTCAAGGCCGAATCACGGCTCCTCCACCAGATCGCGCCGCGCGCCCGGCACGTCGCCCTAAATGTGCAGTACCCCGGCTGCGTCCTCGGCCACGGCAATGGCCGGAGCCACCGCGACCTCACCACCGACGAGCGCTACGAGGTCATCCGGGCCAACGTGGCCCTGCTCAGGCCTCTGCAGGTGGGCATCGCCGTCTGCACCGACGACGGCCGGCGCTTCGCATGGGAGTTCAACCTGCGGGGGTTCGACGTCGCCTCCCCAAAACACGCGAGAGACCCCAagtccgtcgcctacctcgccaaCCACGGCGTCGACTTCAGCCGGCTTCCCCGGGACGGCATCGACGGCTTCAGGCTCCGCTGGCTGCTTCGGGACTCTGGCCTCATCAGAGCCCGGCCGTCGTGGGCGACCTTCACCGGCGCCTACCACGTCGCCTACTTCGTGACCATGATGTACGGCGAGAAGCTCCCGGACAGCGTCGACGACTTCATGAAGATGGCACGTAAGCTTATCGGGCAGCAGTTGTACGATGTCAAGCAACTGGCGAGGGAGCACGACCGGAGCTGCGTAGGCGCGCTGAGCAATGTCGTGGAGAAGCTCACCATCATGCCGCCCCGTGAAGGGATCTGCAAGTCGAAGCCTGCCGGCACAGGTAGCATGCTGGCACTTCTGGCCTTCGAGACGTTGAAGGAGAAACTTGGCCCTAAAATGGAGAAGTACCGCCACGAGCTCTGTGGGCTTCAGGCTGTTTAA